The Pseudofrankia inefficax genome window below encodes:
- a CDS encoding heavy-metal-associated domain-containing protein yields MTVSTYTVTGMTCGHCVQAVTEELSQLPGVTAVKVDLASGQAEVGSEAPLDSAAVRAAVEEAGYQLA; encoded by the coding sequence ATGACTGTCAGCACCTACACCGTGACCGGTATGACCTGCGGGCACTGTGTCCAGGCCGTGACCGAGGAGCTCTCCCAGCTGCCCGGCGTCACGGCGGTGAAGGTCGACCTCGCCTCCGGGCAGGCCGAGGTGGGCAGCGAGGCGCCGCTCGACAGTGCCGCTGTCCGCGCCGCCGTCGAAGAGGCCGGCTACCAGCTCGCCTGA